The following proteins are encoded in a genomic region of Xanthomonas cassavae CFBP 4642:
- the pstC gene encoding phosphate ABC transporter permease subunit PstC: MNATALPEAMTAPRGRDLRDARADRLFKLALAATVVFVLLALGSAALSMLWGGRHALQMQGLSFFYSADWNPVENKYGALAPICGTLVTALIAMVIAVPVSFGIAFFLTEVAPRWLRGPVGTAIELLAGIPSIIYGMWGLFVLVPVMTEHVTPWLNDHLGTLPLIGPLFQGPPLGIGLLTAGFVLAIMVIPFISSVMREVFLTVPTRLKESAYALGSTKWEVSWDIVLPYTRSAVIGGVFLGLGRALGETMAVAFVVGNTVRLSPSLLEPGTTIAALIANDFGEATETYRSALLLLGFVLFIVTFIVLAIARFMLMQLSRREGN; the protein is encoded by the coding sequence ATGAATGCCACCGCACTCCCCGAAGCGATGACCGCCCCCCGCGGCCGCGACCTGCGCGATGCGCGCGCCGATCGCCTGTTCAAGCTGGCGCTGGCCGCCACAGTCGTCTTCGTGCTGTTGGCGCTCGGCAGCGCGGCACTGTCGATGCTGTGGGGCGGACGCCATGCGCTGCAGATGCAGGGCCTGAGCTTTTTCTATTCCGCCGACTGGAACCCGGTGGAAAACAAGTACGGCGCGCTGGCGCCGATCTGCGGCACCCTGGTCACGGCCCTGATCGCGATGGTGATCGCGGTGCCGGTGAGCTTCGGGATCGCCTTCTTCCTGACAGAGGTGGCGCCGCGCTGGTTGCGCGGCCCGGTCGGCACCGCCATCGAACTGCTGGCCGGCATCCCGTCGATCATCTACGGCATGTGGGGCCTGTTCGTGCTGGTGCCGGTGATGACCGAGCACGTGACGCCCTGGCTCAACGATCACCTGGGCACGCTGCCGCTGATCGGCCCGTTGTTCCAGGGTCCTCCGTTGGGAATCGGGTTGCTGACCGCAGGCTTCGTGCTGGCGATCATGGTGATTCCGTTCATTTCCTCGGTGATGCGCGAAGTGTTTCTGACCGTGCCCACGCGCCTGAAGGAATCGGCGTACGCGCTGGGGTCCACCAAGTGGGAAGTCAGCTGGGACATCGTGCTGCCCTATACCCGCTCTGCGGTGATCGGCGGCGTATTCCTGGGCCTGGGGCGTGCGCTGGGCGAAACCATGGCGGTCGCTTTCGTGGTCGGCAACACGGTGCGGCTGTCGCCGTCGCTGCTGGAGCCGGGCACCACCATTGCCGCATTGATCGCCAATGACTTCGGTGAGGCCACCGAAACCTATCGTTCGGCCCTGTTGCTGCTGGGCTTCGTGCTGTTCATCGTGACCTTCATCGTGCTGGCCATTGCGCGCTTCATGCTGATGCAGCTCTCGCGCCGGGAGGGCAACTGA
- the pstA gene encoding phosphate ABC transporter permease PstA yields the protein MSSVSQSLYNRRRVTNAIALLLSCVTAVFGLFFLAWILWTLLSKGVPGIDLNLFTKMTPPPMQEGGLLNAFFGSAVMCGLALAIGTPLGVAAGTWLAEYGNARKAGIVVRFVNDILLSAPSIVLGLFVYTLYVMQTGGRFSAFAGALSLAFIVLPVVVRTTDEMLRLVPAQMREAALSLGIPQWKVTVQVLYRSASAGIVTGVLLALARISGETAPLLFTAFGNQYWNSNIFQPMASVPVIMNQFAGSPYESWQTLAWAGALVLTVFVLLVSLGARALLLRNKISND from the coding sequence ATGTCCTCGGTCTCGCAATCGTTGTACAACCGCCGCCGCGTGACCAACGCGATCGCACTGTTGCTGTCCTGCGTCACCGCGGTGTTCGGGCTGTTCTTCCTGGCCTGGATCCTGTGGACGCTGCTGTCCAAGGGTGTGCCCGGTATCGATCTCAACCTGTTTACCAAGATGACCCCGCCGCCGATGCAGGAAGGCGGCTTGCTCAATGCCTTCTTCGGCAGCGCGGTGATGTGCGGGCTGGCGTTGGCAATCGGCACCCCGCTGGGCGTGGCCGCCGGCACCTGGCTGGCCGAATACGGCAATGCGCGCAAGGCCGGCATCGTGGTGCGCTTCGTCAACGACATCTTGTTGTCGGCACCGTCGATCGTGCTGGGGTTGTTCGTCTACACGCTGTACGTGATGCAGACCGGCGGGCGCTTCTCCGCATTTGCCGGCGCGCTGTCTCTGGCCTTCATCGTGCTGCCGGTGGTGGTGCGCACCACCGACGAAATGCTGCGCCTGGTGCCGGCGCAGATGCGCGAAGCGGCGTTGTCGCTCGGTATTCCGCAGTGGAAGGTGACCGTGCAGGTGCTGTACCGCAGTGCCTCGGCCGGCATCGTCACCGGCGTGCTGCTGGCGCTGGCGCGGATCAGCGGCGAAACCGCACCGCTGCTGTTCACTGCGTTCGGCAATCAGTATTGGAACAGCAATATCTTCCAGCCGATGGCCAGCGTCCCGGTGATCATGAACCAGTTCGCCGGCAGCCCGTACGAGTCCTGGCAGACACTGGCCTGGGCCGGCGCACTGGTGCTGACCGTGTTCGTGTTGCTGGTGAGCCTGGGCGCGCGTGCGCTGCTATTGCGCAACAAGATTTCCAATGACTGA
- the pstB gene encoding phosphate ABC transporter ATP-binding protein PstB, producing MNDLQNAKPMHRIAVPAAKGAPTAQAPVKVAARTLDFYYDKYHALKGINLEIPEKRVTALIGPSGCGKSTLLRIFNRIYALYPKMEARGEVLLDGENILSPKYPMNRLRSKVGMVFQKPVPFPMTIFENVAYGIRHHEKLSKADMQNRVEQALRQGALWDEVKDKLGQSALGLSGGQQQRLCIARAVALRPDVLLLDEPTSALDPISTSRIEQLVEELKRDYTIVIVTHNMQQAARVSDYTAFMYLGDLIEHDRTETIFSQPSKQQTEDYITGRFG from the coding sequence ATGAACGATCTCCAAAACGCCAAGCCGATGCATCGCATCGCTGTTCCGGCCGCCAAGGGGGCGCCGACGGCGCAGGCGCCGGTGAAGGTGGCCGCACGCACTCTGGACTTCTACTACGACAAGTACCACGCGCTGAAAGGCATCAACCTGGAGATCCCGGAAAAGCGCGTCACTGCGCTGATCGGACCTTCCGGTTGTGGCAAGTCGACCCTGCTGCGCATCTTCAACCGCATCTATGCGCTGTATCCGAAGATGGAAGCACGGGGCGAGGTGCTGCTGGACGGCGAGAACATCCTGTCGCCGAAGTACCCGATGAACCGCCTGCGCAGCAAGGTCGGCATGGTGTTCCAGAAGCCGGTTCCGTTTCCGATGACGATCTTCGAAAACGTGGCCTACGGCATCCGCCACCACGAAAAGCTCTCCAAGGCCGACATGCAGAACCGCGTAGAACAGGCACTGCGCCAGGGCGCGCTGTGGGACGAGGTCAAGGATAAGCTGGGGCAAAGCGCACTGGGCCTGTCCGGTGGCCAGCAGCAGCGCCTGTGCATTGCACGCGCGGTGGCCCTGCGGCCGGACGTGCTGCTGCTGGACGAACCGACCTCGGCACTCGACCCGATTTCCACCAGCCGGATCGAGCAACTGGTGGAAGAGCTCAAGCGCGATTACACCATCGTGATCGTGACCCACAACATGCAGCAGGCCGCGCGCGTGTCCGACTACACCGCCTTCATGTACTTGGGCGACCTGATCGAACACGACCGCACCGAAACCATTTTCTCCCAGCCCTCCAAGCAACAGACCGAGGACTACATCACCGGCCGGTTCGGTTGA